Below is a genomic region from Dehalococcoides mccartyi.
TCATTCAGTTTACCCACGCCATGCCCGCTGGTTTTGCGGCTGCCTATAAGAATACGGTGTTTATAATCAGGCTTAACGTGTACCAGACCGGACAGGTCTGCAATATCGGTATTTACCGCTAAAACATTTGACACTATGCTGATGCCGCGCTGACGCTTTGCATTTTTTCCTAACAGGGCAAACTGGTCCGCAATACGTCCGCCGCACTGGCCGCAGCCTATGACCATTAATTTCACTTTTTCACCCGCTTCTCAGCAAAAAATCCGAAAACCTTTAAAAGTTTAACTGCTAAGGTAGCAATAGTCAATCAGAAGCTTGCCGGTTTAATACAAGATAACCTGTTTTCTTGATTTTTCGGCCTTAAAACCAGATAATGATTTTAATATAAAAAGCTGGTCAGGCACGATATTATGCTAGTTGAGCTTCGGGTAAAGAATTTTGGCATTATTGAGGATATCACCTGGTCTCCAGGTGAAGGGCTTAATGTCATTACGGGTGAAACCGGAGCCGGAAAATCACTGGTAATAGATGCAGTGGAAAGCCTGCTTTCGGGGCGTATCGGTGACGAACAAATTCGCCACCAGGCCAGTGAAGCCAATCTGGAAGGGGTATTTTATTTAAACCCCGCCAGCCGCCTGAAAATAGCCGCCATGCTGGCCGAAAACGGGTTGGAACTGGAAGATGACAGCCTTATTATCCGTCTTGAGTCAAAACTGGCCGGCCGCAGTGTGCTGAGGTTAAACGGCAGCGCCATAAGCCGCTCGGTCTTAAGCCGTCTCTGCCCGTATCTCATTGATATACACGGTCAAAGCGAACACCTTTCCCTTCTTAATAAATCTTTCCATCTGGATATGCTGGATGGTTATGCCCATACTACTGATGAACGCACCGAGTTTGCCCGTCTGGCACATGAGCTTAACAGCCTGCAAAGGCAGCTATCCGAATTGGAAAAGACCAACCGCGAAGCCGTCCGCCAGCAGGAATTCCTGCGTTTTCAGGCAGATGAAATAGAGGCGGCTAATCTTGCTGAAGGCGAAGAAGAAAACCTGCTTTCCAAACGGCAGGTCATGGCTTCCACCGAAAAACTGAAAACCCTGACCCACCAGTCACTGGAGTATTTGTGCAGCGGCCAAAACGGAGGGGTCCTGGCCGATTTAAACCAGGCTATGCAGTCCCTCAGGAAAATTGCCGAAATAGACTCCTCACTCAAAGATACCGCAGATGAAGTGGAGAGTGTATATTTTAGTCTTGAAGAAAGCTGCCGCTCTGTCCAGAACTATAACCGGGGGCTTGATTTTAACCCCGCAGAACTGGAAGATATTGAAAACCGTCTGGCACTTATCCACAGTCTGGAAAGGAAATACGGGCGGGATATCCCCCAGATACTGGCTTTTCTGGCTAAAACCAAAACCGAGCTGGATAATATAACCAGCTTTGCCGAAAAGACAGATAAACTAAGCAACGCTATAACAGAATTTAAAAGCCGCCTTGGAGATATGGCATCAGGATTAAGCAAACACCGCAAAGAAGCCGCTCTTAATCTTGAAAAAGCAGTCCAAGCAGAACTGGCAGACCTGAATATGTATCAGGTAATATTTAAAGTAAATTTCCAAACCCAAGCTGACGAAAACGGACTGCCGGTAAGCGGTCAGACGCTCGAATTTTCATCAAGCGGCACAGACCTAGTAGAGTTTTTTGTAAGCACCAATCCCGGCGAACCTCTCCGCCCGCTTAACAAAATAGCCTCTACCGGTGAAATATCACGCATTACTCTGGCTTTAAAAAGCGCTGCTTCACGGCTGGATGATATACCGGTGATGATATTTGATGAAATTGATATAGGCGTAGGCGGACGCTCCGGAGATATGCTGGGGCGAAAACTCTGGAAACTTTCACAGGGGCATCAGCTGATAAGTGTTTCTCATCTGCCCCAGATAGCCGCATATGCCGACCACCACTTTTATGTATCAAAAACCGAACTTAACGGCAGAATAAACAGCCGTATTGCACGCTTGGATAGTGAAGAACACCTTGCCGAACTTTCGGTAATGCTATCAGGCAGCCAGACTGGTGAAAAATCACTGGAGAATGCCCGCGAACTATTAAAAAAAGCCTCTATATTTAAGGAAACCAGCCCCGAACAACCTGAACTGAATATGCCCCTAAGCGGTAAATAGCCATGCCGCGGCATATTTTAATATCTCTTATCTTTACCACTTTATTCTGGGCATCAGCCTTTGCTGCAATACGGGTGGGTTTGGCAGACTACAGTCCGTCCCATATGGCTCTGC
It encodes:
- the recN gene encoding DNA repair protein RecN, with product MLVELRVKNFGIIEDITWSPGEGLNVITGETGAGKSLVIDAVESLLSGRIGDEQIRHQASEANLEGVFYLNPASRLKIAAMLAENGLELEDDSLIIRLESKLAGRSVLRLNGSAISRSVLSRLCPYLIDIHGQSEHLSLLNKSFHLDMLDGYAHTTDERTEFARLAHELNSLQRQLSELEKTNREAVRQQEFLRFQADEIEAANLAEGEEENLLSKRQVMASTEKLKTLTHQSLEYLCSGQNGGVLADLNQAMQSLRKIAEIDSSLKDTADEVESVYFSLEESCRSVQNYNRGLDFNPAELEDIENRLALIHSLERKYGRDIPQILAFLAKTKTELDNITSFAEKTDKLSNAITEFKSRLGDMASGLSKHRKEAALNLEKAVQAELADLNMYQVIFKVNFQTQADENGLPVSGQTLEFSSSGTDLVEFFVSTNPGEPLRPLNKIASTGEISRITLALKSAASRLDDIPVMIFDEIDIGVGGRSGDMLGRKLWKLSQGHQLISVSHLPQIAAYADHHFYVSKTELNGRINSRIARLDSEEHLAELSVMLSGSQTGEKSLENARELLKKASIFKETSPEQPELNMPLSGK